DNA sequence from the Malus domestica chromosome 11, GDT2T_hap1 genome:
GTTACCGACAATTTTCTTATATTTCATGTCCATCTCTTCTATTCTATCCTCCAACGAATGCATGGTGTTCTTGATCATCATTGGAGTTTGAGACCCAATGTAAACACCACCTGCTTTGAGCACTGAATTCACCGGTGCTACTGACAATGCACCAAGAATAACATCTTTCTGAAGAACTGAACCAGGAAGGACCACACTTTCACTCCCAACTACTGAATTATCATGCACCTCAACTTTCCCACTAACAAACCCATGGGAGGAATAATACCCAGCAATGATCCGACTGAAATCACCAAGATGGACACCAGAACCGAGTGAAACCAATTTCAGGTCTGAAATTGGGTTGATGGCCCTGATAGAACAATGTTTCCCAACCTTTGCACCGAGAAGGCGCATGTACATGCAGAAAGCTTCGGTTCCAGACAGAAGCTTCGCAAATCTGTGGTGGCAGGCAATGGTGATTCGGTGGCAAAGCCACATTCTAAAATGGGTTGTCTTTTTCTCTTGGTTACTAGAAATAAGACGGGTCAAGGCGGCTGTGAGGAAGCTGAGTACTATGCCATAAGCCAAATAAGCAACTGCCATTGAGATGGATGAGTAGATTATGCCTAATGGGACATTAGAAAACATGGTGGCATACGCTATGACGGTGTAAGGCATCCAGTGAAAGGCCCCAAATAAGCAAGCAAATGCAAATTCTCGAGGAGAAAGAGGCTTCTGAGACAGCCAAATGTAGACCAAGTACACAATAGAAGCTGAAAGAGTACTGAGCAACCCAACTATGTAGATTCCTATGAACTGGTAAAGAACCCCATCTTGAGTTTCCTTTGTAACATTTGGCGGCATTTTACCCTGAAAcatgtataagaaaaatattgagTTGATATTAGTTTCTAAGTTTCATTGCATGAAAAGCGTTCAcgaattaataaaaataaactatATAGCGGTGTTGTACATCGAATATCtaaggaaataaaaaaatttaattccaAAATAATTACGAGTTAAGGAAAATCTAATCATGATTCAGAAAAAAGATTAGAATTCATGATGGTTGGATAAACATGCAGCAGAAAGGACACTTACATTTTGAAGATTTGTAGCCTTGGCAGCAGATTTGCCTCCCGATTTTTGCAAGGCCATTACTTCAAGGTCTTCTCCCAAAATTGTTCCCTTTTGGACAACCGCGTAGGGACCAACTGACGAGTTTTGGCCAATTCTTATTGGGAGGAAGCTTAATACTCCATTCTTCACTTCATGACTTTGAATCAAAGCCCCTTCTGCGATCACAGCTCCATCTCCAATCGAAACTAGAGACGGGTCTGTTATGTCAACTGTGTCAAGAAAAACTGAGGATCCAATCCTAGCTCCAAGCATCTCGAACCAATACTTGAGGAACATGGTTCCTCGCAGATGCTCTGCCAAAACTTTCGAAGCAACTTCGTGGGCCTTGTAAAGCGCCCACCACTTAACAAAATCCACTGACCAGATGGAAACCTCGGGGTTCAGGGCATAGTTTGGTTTTAAGAAAGAGTTCCCCAAGAAAGCAATTGAAACACAGGTAGAAAGTATGCATAAGATCCAAGCAAGGGGAGCAAACGTCAGAAGGATCAAATAATCTAAGTAGGGAATTCCTTGTACCAATGCATGGGTGGCTGAGACGCATTTCATAAAAGCAGATACTGATATGTAAGCGGGAATGGAGAGCATAAAAGCAATGTAAACAAGAGCCAGAAGTTGGAAACACCAGATCACCAAGTGGTGAGATTCCGGAAGTTCCATCACAAGCTCAGCGGAATCAGTCTCAGTCTCAAGATGTGAAACATTGGATGGAGTTGTTGACAGTTGAGGTTGAGAATTCATTACCAGATTCTCCGAGAAGCTTGCCAAGTCTGCAATGCAAGTTGCAGTGAAAATATCCACAGCTCCTACTGGCACTCCAAGAAAGTCAGAAAGTTTTTGAGCTGCTCTAACCACACCAATTGAATCGATTCCATAAGACACTAGACTTTCAGTGTTTGAGATTTTGTTGATTGAAATACCAGTCTGCTCGGAAACCAGGCGTTTCAAGAAGTCTACAATATCTTTATTACTTATCTTGGGGCTTGGTGGTGGAGAACCTCTCACAAACTGAGGACGAGGGGTTATTCCCTCCTTGCATGTTCCTGTAGTGAAGGACCGCATCAGTTTTTTCTTTGTTAGAATTGGTTCTGGAACGACATTCAATGTTCCATCAATAAACTGTTGGAGGCACTCAAATCTTTTGATTTTTCCTGACGTTGTCTTACTAATGGTTTTTGGCCTGATCATCTTAACAAAAGCAACGGTAACCCCATGTTCTTCTGCAACACGAGCTTGAATTTGTTCAACAACATCCTTGCCAACAGGTTTACCGTCCCTAACCTCCGCAATTACGACCAAACCAACCTGGTCAGCATTATCTGGAACAGAAATACCTTTCATTGATAGGATTTCCATGGGAACAGAAATGACAGCGCAACAACCTGGACGTACAACTTCTGCTGCGCTCTCCACTGTCTTCTCTACATCTGCCGAGTAAATGTTCCTTCCAGCTACAATGATGAGATCCTTTATTCTTCCAGTGATGAACAATTTTCTGTCAATTATTCGTCCTAAATCCCCTGTTCTAGTGTAGATACGTCCAGGATGGTCAGGAAGCTTGTTTCTGTAAGTATTCTGGCTTAGTTCTTCCCTACCCCAGTACCCAATTCCAGCACTGGGACTGCTGATCCATATCTCTCCTTCCTTTCCCGCTTCTTTGAGCTCCTCACCACTCTCTGGATCAACTACTCTGATGTCAACATCTTCATCGCCGGGATTCACATACCCACAACAAACTCTTCCTTGCCAATCTACCATGATAGGCTTCCCTTCACCATATGCACAACTGACAAACACACAATTTTCTGCCAAGCCATAGCCAGGTGCCATCACCTCTTGAGAAAGACCAAAAGGACGAGTGAGCTCGACAAATCTTTTCAGAGTTTTCTGCCTAACTGGTTCAGCAGCAACCATCAGGAATTTCATGGAAGAAAGGTCGTATTTCCCGTTCTTGTCCGACTCCAGCCTTCGAATGACTAGCTCAAAGGCAAAATTGGGGCCAGCACTGTGAGTAGCCTGATATTTGCTCATGATTTGGAGCCACAATAATGGGTTCCTGATGAACGTCAATGGGGAAAATAAAACTGCAGTTCCACCACTAACAAGAGCTGTGAAAAGTCCTCCGATCAGCCCCATGTCATGGTACTGAGGGAGCCAGCTAACTAGAACCGTCTTTGAGGTGCTGTTGTATCTCTTTCGCATCAACTTCACATTATGAATGAGCCCACCGTGAGTTATCATGACTCCTTTAGCATCACCGGTCGAACCTGATGTGAACTGCAGAAAGGATACTTCATCGGGCTGTGGTTCAATTTCATCCTTGAAATCCTCCACAACCACGTTCTTGGAGTTCTTAATCCAAGAATCTGTATGTAACCAAGGAAGATTGGGCCAATGACCTGAGGATTTCGGCTTTTTAGCTGTCAATGAGATCATATTTTTAACGGAACCTGCCTGGACAGCCCAGTGAAAACTAATGGTAGAAAGAATTGCCACTGCACCACATGATTTAGCAATGTTTTCAATCTTCAAAAGTGCTTGACCGCCTCTTTGTAAAGGATCTGGAGGTAGAACTGGGACTGGTAAGACGTTTGCTCTTAAGCACCCAAAGAAGGCATCTACAAAGTCGAGACCTGGGACATGGACCAGGAGAACCCTGTCACGAGGCCTGATTACTGGTTTCTTGCATGTCAACAGCTTTTGAGCAATGCAAGAAGCATTGGCATGAAGTTCTGCATAAGTTTGCTGGCTCATTACCGCCCCTTCTTCATTAATCCAAATATAGAGTGCCTTGTTTTGAGCGACTCCGTGAGCTCCCCAGTGCTTCAGATAGCCATCGAGGGAAGACAGATTCGGGAACTCCACTCCTGGTACTTCAGTCATGCATTTAGGGCTTCCTCCCCACCGTTGTTGCAAGGTAAACAAACTCTGCAAAGAGACATGTTTATACTATGTAAGGAATTTATCAACTTTGAATTTTCAATGATTTCATTTTGATCAATTATTCGTCAAATTCAACACTTAGATGCGGGGTTACCTTAGCATAAGGAAATTTTGGCACAGAATTGTCATTTGCAAAGTGCTTGCAGACTAAACCCATAGCATATGACGAATTTCTCTCGGTCAGTTCAAAAGCCATAAGACCGCCGACATAGTAAGTGTTCTTGAAGCCTTGAAGTTCAGATTCCAATTTCTCATAAAATCCATCCTTCATCTCTGTatagaaataattaaaattagcaTTCCTAATATGCAGGGAGATATGGCGTAAAAGCAAATCATTGGCGTACCTTGGCTGCCAACGTGAGGAAAATACTTAAATCGTCGTTGGAGAACCACCTCCATAACTTCTGCTCCTATAAGTTTAGCAGCATCAATTGCAAGCTCTGTCACAGTAGGTCCCGTAATATCAACAGAATTTCCATAAGACCAGAATAACAAAATATCAGTGTCAGCATAGAATTTCTGCATTGCAACTGGATTTCCGATTGTTGCAGGATTGCTCATATATTCTTCAAAGTAGAAGAAACCGATCAGCATATGTTCTATTCCTTTAACCTTCAAAACTGTAGTGTAGTAGTCAATTGTCTCTACTTTGCTAAACAACTCCTTCTCGACATCACCCATCTCCATCACTTCACTTCCATGTTCTGTTACGAGAATTCTTCATTAGGCATATCAAGAAGATAAAAAGGAATTGCAATGATAATaatcgaagaaaaaaaatggaaagggAGTAATAAATAAACCTGTAGGATGTGAAGGTGATCTGTATATTCTTCCGCTATTCAAAGGAAAGGAACCAGAAATGATGATCTTATCAAACTCCATAGATTTAACTTCTCCATCACAACTTTTTACAACAACGCTGACACTATCAGAATAGCGTCTGATTTCCAACACTTCGGTGTTGCAGTGAACCATTGGGAGTGATTTACTGATCTTCTCCCAAAAACTTGTATATCCACCTTTGAAGCGGCGAATTTTACCAGCCATGGAAGTTCGTGTAAACTCATGAATGTAGGCATATGGCATGTCTTGAACAAATCCATAACCAGAAGCAGTGTATCCATAAGCCACGGATTTGGGAACAGAACTAAATCCTTGATGTTCAAGATATACAGGAGTTAAGTCTGACGCATATTCACTCACAGCATGGACCCCAATTCGACCCGACTTTGCTGCCTTATCCTATCAAAGGTAAAATCAATATTGCCGAGCGGAGAAATCAAGAAACTAAACAGGGTGTAAGGTACTAGGTATCAACCTGGAGTTCTAAAGTCAGTGAGATCACAGATACATAATCATCTGCAACTTTTATATCTTGATACTGCCCTGATTTGTCAATAAGCGCAAGCTTGTGGGAGTCCATTTCATCTAGTTCAGACCCAGTCTCCTTTGCCAAGTGAAAGATGACAGGGGCGCTGTTTGCAGCAAGAACTTGGCCACCAAGATCATAAATTTTCCCTGTAAAGGTAGTACATGTTGTCAAACTCAATTGCATAACAAAGTAGGCATAAAAGACACCATCTTATATTTCTAACCTTCAATATCGACTGATTCACACATGCCACCAACGGTATGGTGCTTCTCTAACACGGTCACATTGCTGTAACCAACCTTCACCAGTGCATAAGCAGATGATAAACCACTTGGACCACCGCCTACTATCCCAATTCTTGTATTCAGTGGAAGGCATGGATGCAGCCTGGAGAACTGGTCCTCTACTGATTTTCCAGGGTCCATCTCCCTTGTTGTTCAAGCCTTCTGGCTGTACATATTGAGATCAAATAACAAACTGAGTTCAACTTTGTTCTAGTTCTAACTCCCAGTTACAGGTACACAAGATTGTCCATAAATAGCATAAGGTTATAACTACAGTTGGTGATAAACCCAAATCTACAGTTCCAGAAACCGAACTCTTATGTGTATCATTGTTTGTTATTACACGAAAACAAGGGCATTTGTGCAACTATCCAGTAAGGACAGCGAGAAGAACAAAGAGAATAAACCGATGTTGGAAAAACCTGATATTTCAAATGAAGCTCAAAGTCTAGAAGGCTGAAATTGGAGCTAGGTACATATTCTTAGTTTTTATAACTCATACAAGATTTCCCGTGCAGATAGTCCAACAATGCATACAACAATGAATGAATAGAACATCTTGGCTTAcaccatttattatttcacaaAGTAGAATATGTTATGTAAGTTTCACATTTCATGCATAAACACAGCACCATGTGCTTCGAAAATTCTCTGTCAGACTCAATAGAGTATGAACTGATGTAACAATCTGACTTTTGGAAATAAGAACAGGTCATTTTCGTGAGAAGATTGGATggaaagtagaaaatggaagggtcgattatgaaaagaaaagaggGGAAAACCAAGAAGTTGTTCCTGGATTTAGACACTGTCTAAGCAATCAATTGCAAGTATTCAAATTTCATACATTGGTACAAAAATTAGTTATACTATGTTTCTGAAAATTCTCCGTCAAACTCAATAGAGTACAAATTGATGTAAAGAGCCGACTTTTGGTGACAAACACAGAAGGTTACCCCAAGTGCTAATTGCCTAGTCTATAAGACTGTAAAGCTCCATGTGCCTCTATCcatttgaactgtagaatagtTAAAATTCGAGTAAAAATGGCAACTAGGCTGAAAGCATGCTATTCATACATTTAAGAGTTGAATAAGAGAGCACAATAGTTGTTACATCACATACGAGCGAATTACTTATCTTCTGCATATAGCAAAAATGCAGACACAAGGGCAAAGACTAGAGAGGTGAATGAAAACATACCTTGCACTTGTGAGAAACGGACAGATTGTAGAATATATAGTTTACGCCTTCCAAAGGCTGCAGCTTGATCAACTCACTATACGAAATAGTCCCTGAAACACCATTACCACCTCAAGTTCAGAAAACAAACGCGGAAACAATATCGAAAGAAAGCACAGATTTGCACACACCCTTTTAGCCTCACATACCAGTTGTACACCAATCCACTCCACAATATACATAGCCAACACATTACACACAAACACGAAAGGAATATCGAAAGAAAGCACCGATCTTTACCCACCCATTTAACATCAGAAACTAGTTCTACGCTCCAATTCACAATATACAGCCAACACATTACAACACACTACTCCTTTAGCTAATCTACTCTCTTTCTGACCAAAGATCAAACATTTCTTAAGCATAAATTTCCTCTGCTCCCTGTAAAGATAAAGAATTGTTAGATTGTGACAAGTGTCAAAAGAGGAAGGGATAAGGTGGTTATGATAGTTAAAACAGTTAGTGTAGAATACTTAGTGAGTAAGGAAAGTCAAAGATATATATACTTGTATTATGTACTGTAAGATTCATTCAATCATATATGAAAAGGATAATTCAGATACAATTCTCTCTCTTaaattcttctctttctctctctagattacACAGGAATTTCTATCACAGGATGAAGTCTTACATGGTATCTTCGCCGGTCCTTGGATTCTGAGGAAAAGTACTGCTTCCGCTCTTGATCTTTGACGTTTGTAGTGATCTGAATTGAAGTTTTTGCTGTTATCTTTCGAGCCGGGCTTCGTATTTGTCATCGATCTTATTTGCACAGTGTATGCAATCATGCCCGCCAAGTGTTTGTTGAAAAGTATGACTCAACCTTTACATGTTGTATTGGTGATTTCTTTCTGAATCTTGATCTCGATTTGTGTTCTTTTCTTTTGCACTCTTGTGACTGCTTCTTCATCCCTTGATCTTTCAATCTCTTCAAGTAAATTTCTTGATTCTCTGTTACCTTCTGCGACACAATGGTGACCGCTGCACAATTGACCATAGTTCAGTCTCCGATCACGAACCTGATTCCAACTGTGTCCACTTCTGTCACTGTTAAACTTGATGATACAAATTATCTTGTTTGGCACTATCAACTTCGATTGCTTCTTGAAAGTCATGGCATTTTAGGCTTTGTGGATGGTACTAGGCGATGTCCTACTCGATTTGTTGAAGATGCTACACTTGAAGGTGTTGAGACTGATGCGTTTCAAAtctggaaaatgcatgatcgtGCAGTCATGCAACTTATCATTGCCACATTGTCTCCCACAGCTATGTCATGTGTTATTGGGTGCTTGAGCTCTAATGACATGTGGATTAGCCTCAAAGATAGGTTCTCCACTGTAACTAAAGCCAGTATATTTCAGTTAAAAACGGAGCTGCAAAACATTAAGAAGGGTAATGACTCAGTGTCTACATATCTGCAACGTATTAAAGATGTGAGGGATCATCTTTCTGCAGCTGGTGTCACCTTTGAGGATGATGATATTGTGATATTGGCACTGAAAGGTTTGCCTTCGGAGTATAATACTTTTAGGACAGTTATAAGGGGCAGGGAGAATGTCATCAGTCTTAAGGAATTTCGGTCTCAGTTATTGGCTGAGGAAGCAACCGTTGAAAATAACTCGATCTCAGAGTCTTTTGTTACTGCCATGGTTGCTCAAAATACATCTGGCAAAGGCAAAGCTCTCATGCTACAAGAAGGCTCTTCTAGTGGTTCATCTCAGTCACAAGTGTATACTGGTGGTTCAACACCTCCTGGTTATAGTGGTCACTCTTCTCACTACAATGGTGGCTATAGTTTTAATGGCTTTCGAGGACGAGGTAGAGGCAGGAACAACTTTCACTCTAATCCCAAGTACAACACAGGTCCTTCAACTTCGAGTGCTGGAATCCTTGGTCCTGCCAAACCTCATATCTCCACTTGTCCTGAGCATGGTTATGAAGTACCTACGTGTCAAATATGCAACAAAAGAGGTCACATTGCTGCCGATTGCTTTCAACGACACTCTTCTCCATCTGCACCATCTTCTAAAGTGCAGTGCCAAATCTGCTGGAAATATGGACACACGGCAGTTCAATGTTATCATCGAGGCAACTTCACTTATCAAGGAAGATCACCACCCTCAACTCTTTCTGCAATGAACACTACATTTTCTCCTTCTGCACCACAAGAGCAGTTCTGGGTTGCTGATACTGGGGCTACTTCTCATATGACTTCAGATCTTTCTAATCTCA
Encoded proteins:
- the LOC139189247 gene encoding uncharacterized protein — encoded protein: MTEVPGVEFPNLSSLDGYLKHWGAHGVAQNKALYIWINEEGAVMSQQTYAELHANASCIAQKLLTCKKPVIRPRDRVLLVHVPGLDFVDAFFGCLRANVLPVPVLPPDPLQRGGQALLKIENIAKSCGAVAILSTISFHWAVQAGSVKNMISLTAKKPKSSGHWPNLPWLHTDSWIKNSKNVVVEDFKDEIEPQPDEVSFLQFTSGSTGDAKGVMITHGGLIHNVKLMRKRYNSTSKTVLVSWLPQYHDMGLIGGLFTALVSGGTAVLFSPLTFIRNPLLWLQIMSKYQATHSAGPNFAFELVIRRLESDKNGKYDLSSMKFLMVAAEPVRQKTLKRFVELTRPFGLSQEVMAPGYGLAENCVFVSCAYGEGKPIMVDWQGRVCCGYVNPGDEDVDIRVVDPESGEELKEAGKEGEIWISSPSAGIGYWGREELSQNTYRNKLPDHPGRIYTRTGDLGRIIDRKLFITGRIKDLIIVAGRNIYSADVEKTVESAAEVVRPGCCAVISVPMEILSMKGISVPDNADQVGLVVIAEVRDGKPVGKDVVEQIQARVAEEHGVTVAFVKMIRPKTISKTTSGKIKRFECLQQFIDGTLNVVPEPILTKKKLMRSFTTGTCKEGITPRPQFVRGSPPPSPKISNKDIVDFLKRLVSEQTGISINKISNTESLVSYGIDSIGVTWQASRRIW
- the LOC114819426 gene encoding uncharacterized protein, with translation MDPGKSVEDQFSRLHPCLPLNTRIGIVGGGPSGLSSAYALVKVGYSNVTVLEKHHTVGGMCESVDIEGKIYDLGGQVLAANSAPVIFHLAKETGSELDEMDSHKLALIDKSGQYQDIKVADDYVSVISLTLELQDKAAKSGRIGVHAVSEYASDLTPVYLEHQGFSSVPKSVAYGYTASGYGFVQDMPYAYIHEFTRTSMAGKIRRFKGGYTSFWEKISKSLPMVHCNTEVLEIRRYSDSVSVVVKSCDGEVKSMEFDKIIISGSFPLNSGRIYRSPSHPTEFS